A single genomic interval of halophilic archaeon DL31 harbors:
- a CDS encoding N-acyl-D-glutamate deacylase (KEGG: nmg:Nmag_3978 N-acyl-D-glutamate deacylase~PFAM: D-aminoacylase, C-terminal; Amidohydrolase 1) translates to MTDLLIENARVVDGTGAPWFRGSVAVEGDRIAELSREPLPNVDATTVVDAEDRVVSPGFIDTHSHSDMELFADPTLAPKIRQGITTEVLGQDGFSMAPMHRESGAEEWSKQLGALAGSVDVDWTWGSVGDYLDAVEANGVAPNVALLVGHGTVRFNVLGMADRAPTETELAEMGDLVTEALADGALGFSTGLIYTPCTYADTHEVGELAARLEPSSKPFVAHVRSEGRWIWEALDEFVDIGADEGVPLHLSHFKVAGGAQHGKAGRANHLLEAARERGIDIAAEQYPYTAGSTMLSAVLPPWVHAEGPDGTLDTLTDDEARERIKRDIEEWRIDGWENIGALAGWENVVIANTESAANEGVEGMSVAEIAAERGTEPVESICDLLVEEELGVSMTLHLLEEADVREIMANERVCIATDGLFGGKPHPRVYGTYPRVLGHYVREENLLTLEEAVRKMTSLPARRMGLDHKGVLRPGMDADLVVFDPTTVESRATFESPRQYPKGIDHVVVNGDIVVQDGETTGSLPGEAIKT, encoded by the coding sequence ATGACCGACCTACTCATCGAGAACGCTCGCGTCGTGGACGGGACGGGCGCACCGTGGTTCCGTGGGAGCGTCGCCGTCGAAGGGGACCGGATAGCCGAACTCTCGCGGGAACCCTTGCCCAATGTCGACGCCACCACCGTCGTCGATGCCGAGGATCGCGTGGTGTCGCCGGGATTCATCGACACGCACTCCCACTCGGATATGGAGCTCTTCGCCGACCCGACGCTGGCGCCGAAAATCCGACAGGGAATCACGACGGAGGTCCTCGGTCAGGACGGCTTCTCGATGGCACCCATGCACCGGGAGAGCGGCGCTGAGGAGTGGTCAAAACAGCTCGGCGCCCTCGCCGGGAGCGTGGATGTCGACTGGACGTGGGGCAGCGTGGGCGACTACCTCGACGCCGTCGAGGCCAACGGCGTCGCCCCGAACGTTGCGTTGCTGGTGGGTCACGGGACCGTCCGCTTCAACGTGCTCGGGATGGCCGACCGTGCGCCGACGGAGACGGAACTCGCCGAGATGGGCGACCTAGTGACCGAAGCGCTGGCGGACGGCGCGCTCGGGTTCTCGACCGGGCTCATCTACACCCCCTGTACGTACGCGGATACCCACGAGGTCGGGGAACTGGCCGCCCGACTGGAGCCCTCAAGCAAGCCGTTTGTCGCCCACGTCCGGAGCGAAGGCCGATGGATCTGGGAGGCGCTGGACGAGTTCGTGGACATCGGTGCCGACGAGGGCGTGCCGCTCCACCTTTCGCACTTCAAGGTCGCCGGGGGTGCCCAGCATGGGAAAGCCGGTCGAGCGAACCATCTGCTCGAGGCAGCCCGCGAGCGCGGTATCGACATCGCCGCCGAGCAGTACCCCTACACCGCCGGGAGCACGATGCTTTCGGCCGTCCTGCCGCCGTGGGTCCACGCCGAGGGGCCCGATGGGACGCTCGACACGCTCACCGACGACGAGGCGCGCGAGCGCATCAAGCGAGATATCGAGGAGTGGCGCATCGACGGCTGGGAGAACATCGGCGCACTGGCTGGCTGGGAGAACGTCGTCATCGCCAACACTGAGTCGGCCGCAAACGAGGGCGTCGAGGGGATGAGCGTCGCGGAGATCGCCGCCGAACGCGGAACCGAGCCGGTCGAGAGTATCTGCGACCTGCTGGTCGAGGAGGAACTCGGCGTCAGCATGACGCTCCACCTGCTGGAGGAGGCCGACGTCCGCGAAATCATGGCGAATGAACGGGTCTGTATCGCCACCGACGGGCTCTTCGGCGGCAAACCCCACCCACGGGTGTACGGGACCTACCCGCGCGTGCTCGGTCACTATGTCCGCGAGGAGAACCTCCTGACCCTCGAGGAAGCGGTTCGAAAGATGACCTCGCTCCCGGCCCGAAGGATGGGGCTGGACCACAAGGGCGTCCTCCGTCCCGGGATGGACGCCGACCTCGTCGTCTTCGATCCGACGACCGTGGAGAGTCGAGCGACGTTCGAGAGCCCCCGGCAGTACCCCAAGGGAATCGATCACGTCGTCGTGAACGGCGATATCGTGGTTCAGGACGGCGAAACGACCGGGTCATTGCCCGGCGAGGCCATCAAGACGTAA
- a CDS encoding Threonine ammonia-lyase (KEGG: hmu:Hmuk_3238 pyridoxal-5'-phosphate-dependent protein beta subunit~PFAM: Pyridoxal phosphate-dependent enzyme, beta subunit) codes for MSQFDPVDSPDSTTVFPYHDLTPPDPVDVYEARSVVRRYLPETPLVRSEVLSAETGADVYLKREDTLPTGAFKVRGGVTLGHRLSEEFREAGLIAASTGNHGQSVAYAGRTFDVPVTIAVPADPNPEKVAAMEWFGAEVVAHGADYDEAREWAERRAAEEGRRYVHSANEPDLIAGVGTAGLEVLDTLPEVDRVVVPVGGGSGAAGYCLTVGAVGGADVIGVQSAAADATYHAYHEDHLDPQESVATEAEGISSRAPFALTVEVLRDRLADLVRAPEAAIWQSVSDMLKSERLIIEGASAAAIAAVREMDDIAGEKVVVPITGRNLSAAKLRRAVGDG; via the coding sequence ATGAGCCAGTTCGACCCTGTGGACTCTCCCGACTCCACCACCGTGTTTCCGTACCACGACCTCACGCCGCCCGACCCGGTGGACGTCTACGAGGCGCGCTCCGTTGTACGCCGGTATCTCCCCGAGACGCCGCTGGTCCGGAGCGAAGTGCTGTCGGCGGAGACGGGCGCCGACGTCTACCTCAAGCGGGAGGACACGCTCCCGACGGGCGCGTTCAAGGTCCGTGGCGGCGTTACGCTCGGTCACCGCCTCTCCGAGGAGTTCCGGGAGGCGGGCCTGATCGCCGCCTCGACTGGAAACCACGGCCAGTCCGTCGCCTACGCCGGTCGCACGTTCGACGTCCCTGTGACCATCGCCGTCCCTGCGGACCCGAACCCGGAGAAGGTGGCAGCGATGGAGTGGTTCGGCGCCGAGGTGGTCGCCCACGGTGCCGACTACGACGAGGCCCGCGAGTGGGCCGAACGCCGGGCCGCCGAGGAGGGCCGGCGGTACGTCCACTCGGCGAACGAACCCGACCTCATCGCCGGGGTCGGTACCGCGGGGCTGGAGGTGCTCGATACGCTCCCCGAAGTCGACCGCGTGGTAGTTCCGGTCGGCGGCGGCAGCGGCGCGGCGGGCTACTGTCTCACGGTCGGCGCGGTCGGCGGCGCTGACGTCATCGGCGTCCAGTCCGCGGCCGCCGACGCCACCTACCACGCGTACCACGAGGACCACCTCGACCCGCAGGAGTCCGTGGCGACTGAGGCAGAGGGTATCTCGTCCCGGGCACCGTTCGCCCTCACGGTCGAGGTACTGCGTGACCGGCTCGCCGATCTCGTGCGGGCTCCCGAAGCGGCAATCTGGCAGAGTGTCAGTGACATGCTCAAGTCAGAGCGACTGATCATCGAAGGGGCCTCTGCAGCGGCCATCGCCGCAGTCCGCGAGATGGACGACATCGCCGGGGAGAAGGTCGTCGTCCCCATCACCGGTCGGAACCTCTCGGCGGCGAAACTCCGGCGGGCGGTCGGCGACGGCTGA
- a CDS encoding amidase, hydantoinase/carbamoylase family (TIGRFAM: Amidase, hydantoinase/carbamoylase~KEGG: htu:Htur_3946 amidase, hydantoinase/carbamoylase family~PFAM: Peptidase M20) produces MPHMRGGGVKPSADLSTAMTREISSERFRDRFDRFNEIGATDRGGVNRPSLSDANRRARDKLVEWFEEAGLTVTVDEVGNIFGRREGKDDDLTPVLVGSHVDSQYNGGRYDGVIGVLGALEGIETLNDIGVETERPIEAVSWSNEEGVRFQPDMLGSGVFAGTFETEFAYDLEDKEGKTFGEELKRIGYRGDAPCEPRDLHSYFELHVEQGPTLEDAGLSVGVVEGVYGFIWFDAAFTGSADHAGPTPMHLRHDALMATSDVVEAVRRIAGTEGEDLVGTVGSLDVSPNSINVIPERVDFTVDFRSYDDETVDRAADSVRTEIDHAAAREGVEGEYEQIMRIDSQSFDGDCVETVAAAADALDAEHTRLVSGAGHDASYLNGVCPTAMVFVPSVSGVSHTEDEFTEWEDAVTGANVLFNAVLEKASEPADWDGAGATNA; encoded by the coding sequence ATGCCCCACATGAGAGGGGGTGGAGTGAAACCCTCCGCCGACCTGTCCACGGCCATGACCAGAGAGATTTCGAGCGAGCGGTTCCGGGACCGGTTCGACAGGTTCAACGAGATCGGGGCAACCGACCGCGGCGGCGTGAACCGGCCGTCGCTCTCGGACGCGAATAGGCGGGCCCGGGACAAACTCGTCGAATGGTTCGAGGAGGCCGGCCTCACGGTGACCGTCGACGAGGTGGGCAACATCTTTGGCCGACGCGAGGGGAAAGACGACGATCTCACACCCGTGCTCGTCGGCTCCCACGTCGACAGCCAGTACAACGGCGGCCGGTACGACGGCGTCATCGGCGTGCTCGGCGCGCTCGAAGGTATCGAGACGCTGAACGATATCGGGGTCGAGACCGAACGCCCCATCGAAGCCGTCTCGTGGAGCAACGAGGAGGGCGTGCGCTTCCAGCCGGATATGCTCGGCAGCGGCGTCTTCGCCGGCACGTTCGAGACGGAGTTCGCCTACGACCTCGAGGACAAGGAAGGGAAGACGTTCGGAGAGGAACTGAAGCGCATCGGCTACCGTGGGGACGCGCCCTGTGAGCCGCGTGACCTCCACAGCTACTTCGAACTCCACGTCGAGCAGGGGCCGACCCTGGAAGACGCGGGGTTGAGCGTCGGCGTCGTCGAGGGCGTCTACGGCTTCATCTGGTTCGACGCGGCGTTCACGGGCAGCGCTGACCACGCCGGGCCGACGCCGATGCATCTCCGCCACGACGCGCTGATGGCAACCAGCGACGTCGTCGAGGCGGTGCGGCGTATCGCCGGCACGGAGGGCGAGGACCTGGTGGGAACCGTGGGTTCGCTCGACGTCTCTCCCAACTCCATCAACGTCATCCCGGAACGCGTCGATTTCACCGTCGATTTCCGCTCCTACGACGACGAGACGGTCGACCGAGCGGCCGACAGCGTGCGTACGGAGATCGACCACGCCGCGGCCCGCGAGGGCGTGGAGGGGGAGTACGAGCAGATTATGCGCATCGACTCGCAGTCGTTCGACGGCGACTGCGTCGAGACGGTAGCCGCGGCGGCGGACGCGCTCGATGCCGAGCACACCCGTCTCGTCAGCGGCGCGGGCCACGACGCCAGCTATCTCAACGGCGTCTGCCCGACGGCGATGGTGTTCGTCCCCAGCGTCAGCGGTGTCAGCCACACCGAGGACGAGTTCACCGAGTGGGAAGACGCGGTCACGGGGGCGAACGTGCTGTTCAACGCCGTCCTGGAGAAGGCGAGCGAACCGGCCGACTGGGACGGAGCGGGGGCCACGAACGCATGA
- a CDS encoding threonine synthase (TIGRFAM: Threonine synthase~KEGG: nph:NP4464A threonine synthase 2~PFAM: Pyridoxal phosphate-dependent enzyme, beta subunit), whose product MDHVEALSCVLCDETYDPDQLIYTCPNHESVRGILEVVYDYDRVAERFDESMDGRIDSQWKYRAFLPVADDSTPVTLGEGGTPLLDAPRLGDELGVDLRVKDDGRNPTGVLKDRATAVSLTKAREFGRNVVTCASTGNAAASLAGYAARGGQDCRLFVPGDAPKGKLAQPLVYGADVLGVEGSYDEAYDLSMAVTERFGWYNRNAAVNPFQVEGKRTVGHELAEQTQEDLPDWLVFSMGDGCTIAGGWKGFREFRDLGFVDDAPKMLGVQAHGASAIHDAFQEHDDVDEVADTVADSIAVGRPRNTVKACMALEESDGDSVLVSDEEILAGEALLGRTEGIYAEPAGAAPVAGVKKAREQGIIEPGESVVVVVTGNGLKDTESAMRAAGEVESIAPDIDDVIERYPDEV is encoded by the coding sequence ATGGACCACGTCGAGGCGCTTTCGTGCGTGCTGTGTGACGAGACGTACGACCCCGACCAGCTCATCTACACCTGTCCCAACCACGAGAGCGTCAGGGGCATCCTCGAGGTCGTCTACGACTACGACCGTGTCGCCGAGCGCTTCGACGAATCGATGGACGGACGCATCGACTCCCAGTGGAAGTACCGCGCGTTCCTCCCGGTCGCTGACGACTCCACCCCAGTCACCCTGGGCGAGGGTGGCACCCCTCTCCTCGACGCGCCGCGGCTCGGCGACGAACTCGGCGTCGACTTGCGGGTCAAGGACGACGGCCGCAACCCCACCGGTGTGCTGAAGGACCGCGCTACCGCCGTCTCGCTGACCAAGGCACGGGAGTTCGGCCGTAACGTCGTCACCTGCGCCTCGACGGGCAACGCGGCGGCCTCGCTCGCAGGCTACGCGGCCCGCGGCGGGCAGGACTGCCGGCTATTCGTCCCAGGCGACGCTCCCAAAGGGAAGCTCGCCCAACCCCTCGTGTACGGTGCCGACGTGCTCGGCGTGGAGGGGAGCTACGACGAGGCCTACGACCTCAGTATGGCGGTGACCGAGCGGTTCGGCTGGTACAACCGCAACGCCGCGGTCAACCCCTTCCAGGTGGAGGGAAAGCGTACGGTCGGTCACGAGCTCGCCGAGCAGACTCAGGAGGACCTGCCCGACTGGCTGGTGTTCTCGATGGGTGACGGCTGCACCATCGCCGGCGGCTGGAAGGGGTTCCGGGAGTTCCGGGACCTCGGATTCGTCGACGACGCGCCGAAGATGCTCGGCGTGCAGGCCCATGGCGCGAGTGCCATCCACGACGCGTTCCAGGAACACGACGATGTCGACGAGGTGGCAGACACCGTCGCCGACAGCATCGCCGTCGGTCGGCCGCGCAACACGGTGAAAGCCTGCATGGCGCTGGAGGAGAGCGATGGTGATTCGGTGCTCGTGAGCGACGAGGAGATCCTCGCCGGCGAGGCGTTGCTCGGCCGAACCGAGGGTATCTACGCCGAGCCGGCGGGCGCGGCACCCGTCGCTGGCGTGAAGAAAGCCCGCGAGCAGGGGATAATTGAACCAGGCGAATCGGTTGTCGTCGTCGTCACCGGCAACGGCCTGAAGGACACCGAGAGCGCGATGCGCGCGGCCGGCGAAGTCGAGTCCATCGCTCCCGATATTGACGACGTGATCGAGCGCTACCCCGACGAGGTCTGA
- a CDS encoding Bacterio-opsin activator HTH domain protein (PFAM: Bacterio-opsin activator, HTH~KEGG: htu:Htur_0497 bacterio-opsin activator HTH domain protein) has translation MASTPTDRRTNQYQTSQITLKVWHPDCWTLQTTERVDAGLIGHGVYHHDGIVSGRFTAYADTTDQITELADAIEQSPLTDEVKLINEYFNPTLRTDAAGNATQELLVEYEPNNSIHQAFVSRGFVPEEEIRIHDGYEYWTVIVAASRGTIRERLEDVRTEMDAEITVEGMKSGQTDASHCGQSMQLSERQREVFELAQREGYYMWPRECSASDLAEALDISKTTLLEHLRKAESKILGQRD, from the coding sequence ATGGCAAGTACTCCCACGGACCGGCGTACCAACCAGTACCAGACGTCACAGATAACGCTCAAGGTCTGGCACCCGGACTGCTGGACGCTGCAGACGACCGAGCGCGTCGACGCCGGCCTCATCGGGCACGGCGTCTACCACCACGACGGCATCGTGAGCGGGCGCTTCACCGCCTACGCCGACACAACCGACCAGATCACCGAGCTCGCCGACGCCATCGAGCAATCGCCGTTGACCGACGAGGTGAAACTCATCAACGAATACTTCAATCCGACGCTGCGCACCGACGCTGCGGGCAACGCGACCCAGGAGCTGCTCGTCGAATACGAGCCGAACAACAGCATCCACCAGGCGTTCGTCTCTCGGGGGTTCGTCCCGGAGGAGGAGATCCGCATCCACGACGGCTACGAGTACTGGACCGTCATCGTCGCCGCCTCGCGCGGGACAATCCGGGAGCGACTCGAGGATGTGCGAACGGAGATGGACGCCGAGATCACCGTCGAGGGGATGAAGTCCGGCCAGACTGACGCCAGCCACTGTGGCCAGTCGATGCAGCTCTCCGAGCGCCAGCGCGAGGTGTTCGAACTTGCCCAGCGGGAGGGATACTACATGTGGCCACGGGAGTGCTCGGCCAGCGATCTCGCCGAGGCGCTCGACATCTCAAAGACGACGCTGCTCGAACACCTCCGAAAGGCGGAATCGAAGATCTTGGGCCAGCGTGACTGA
- a CDS encoding peptidase M19 renal dipeptidase (PFAM: Peptidase M19, renal dipeptidase~KEGG: pjd:Pjdr2_0604 peptidase M19 renal dipeptidase): MPEPTFDFFPRGTPLLVTDRIERRMHEELAAGADASTAYDAMEQEQVRQLREEPAFRDELRAAFEEAGVNLVSATMMGFDRAGTYADGVRADLARWNGRFDAVPWLRRATSPTEAREIVADGDVGVVPNTQNLGAAIEGDVETVEELYNAGVRVGQLTYNSQNLVGHGCTDRVDAGLSNHGVAAVERMNELGMVVDLSHCGRETTLDAVSVSADPVAYTHTFSGELSDHDRGKSDEELVALQEADGYVGVLAVPFFLEPKEAEASFDQVLDHIDYMVEHVGIDRVGIGTDWGSWTPEVPEELHDGFMRTFKSLGFREEHGVTIGRGFGPMQRYQDWPAIPEGLKQRGYEKDERRKLLGDNFLEFWERAVA; encoded by the coding sequence ATGCCTGAACCCACGTTCGACTTCTTCCCGCGAGGGACGCCGCTACTGGTCACCGACCGCATCGAGCGCCGGATGCACGAGGAACTCGCCGCCGGCGCCGACGCCAGCACGGCTTATGACGCGATGGAGCAGGAACAGGTCCGACAGCTGCGGGAGGAGCCGGCGTTCCGGGACGAGCTCCGGGCCGCCTTCGAGGAAGCGGGAGTCAACCTCGTCAGCGCGACGATGATGGGGTTCGACAGGGCCGGAACCTACGCCGACGGCGTGCGCGCCGACCTCGCACGCTGGAACGGCCGGTTCGACGCCGTCCCGTGGCTCCGCCGGGCCACGTCGCCCACGGAGGCGCGCGAGATCGTCGCCGACGGCGACGTGGGCGTCGTGCCAAACACACAGAACCTCGGCGCCGCCATCGAGGGCGACGTCGAGACCGTCGAGGAGCTCTACAACGCGGGTGTCCGCGTCGGCCAGCTCACCTACAATAGCCAGAATCTCGTCGGCCACGGCTGCACCGACAGGGTCGACGCCGGCCTCTCGAACCACGGTGTCGCGGCCGTCGAGCGCATGAACGAGCTCGGGATGGTCGTCGACCTCTCCCACTGCGGGCGTGAGACGACCCTCGACGCCGTCTCGGTCTCAGCGGACCCGGTGGCCTACACCCACACGTTCAGCGGGGAACTCTCGGACCACGACCGAGGGAAGTCCGACGAGGAGCTCGTGGCGCTGCAGGAGGCCGATGGCTACGTCGGCGTACTCGCGGTGCCGTTCTTCCTCGAACCGAAGGAGGCAGAAGCCTCGTTCGACCAGGTGCTCGACCATATCGACTACATGGTCGAGCACGTCGGCATCGACCGGGTGGGAATCGGCACCGACTGGGGCTCGTGGACGCCGGAGGTCCCCGAAGAGCTCCACGACGGGTTCATGCGGACGTTCAAGTCGCTGGGTTTCCGCGAGGAGCACGGCGTCACAATCGGTCGCGGGTTCGGCCCGATGCAGCGCTACCAGGACTGGCCGGCCATCCCGGAGGGGCTGAAACAACGGGGCTACGAGAAGGACGAGCGCCGGAAACTGCTCGGGGATAACTTCCTCGAGTTCTGGGAACGGGCTGTTGCGTGA
- a CDS encoding beta-lactamase (PFAM: Beta-lactamase-related~KEGG: hbo:Hbor_39880 penicillin-binding protein, beta-lactamase class C), translating into MDETAPAIGKDVLDATDAFVSDWVSEDRIPGATLSVFDPEGTTASAFGARQLRENEPATPDTLLGIGSCTKSFTGIAILQLAEEGKLAVDDPVNEHIDAYRDASGDPVTIRELLSHSSGLPSDGMATALISRMMGLEPMEVPLSGAEDFHRHVAGALEDRATHHDEPFFYYNSGFTMLGEIIEERSGQSYADYVEARILEPLGMERSTFAEEAFEDDDDTMTPYYKEDGSATPGSFPFDESIHAPGGMLSSVRELARYGRMHLNGGELDGERILSADRIEEARTPVSQREQLVDGTPQEYAYGWMVREFLGDTLVCHGGGIGVYNAFVGYLRDAELGVAVQCTTTPETHPMYAGPAVLALLQGESPEATVPHLALKRALPELTGEYASYRGIMELSVDRMGGGLALRAETERAGGLELPLIPTDLGGDDWVFTTVEANGAEVPVRFERTENAVDLYYQRWRLHKQD; encoded by the coding sequence ATGGACGAGACAGCGCCAGCGATCGGTAAGGACGTGCTCGACGCCACCGACGCGTTCGTGAGCGACTGGGTGAGCGAGGATCGCATTCCGGGGGCGACGCTCTCGGTGTTCGACCCGGAGGGAACAACGGCCAGCGCGTTCGGCGCCCGGCAACTCCGTGAGAACGAGCCAGCGACGCCGGACACGCTCCTGGGTATCGGCTCCTGTACGAAATCGTTCACCGGGATCGCGATTCTCCAACTCGCCGAAGAGGGGAAACTTGCTGTCGACGATCCGGTGAACGAGCACATCGACGCCTACCGCGATGCGTCGGGCGACCCGGTGACGATACGGGAGCTCCTCTCCCACAGTTCGGGGCTCCCCAGCGACGGGATGGCGACGGCGCTCATCAGCCGGATGATGGGCCTGGAGCCGATGGAAGTGCCGCTCTCTGGCGCCGAGGACTTCCATCGGCACGTCGCGGGTGCGCTCGAAGACCGGGCGACGCATCACGACGAGCCGTTCTTCTACTACAACTCGGGATTCACCATGCTTGGGGAGATAATCGAGGAGCGCAGCGGGCAGTCCTACGCCGACTACGTCGAGGCGCGAATTCTCGAGCCGCTGGGGATGGAGCGCTCAACCTTCGCTGAGGAGGCGTTCGAGGACGACGACGACACCATGACGCCGTACTACAAGGAGGATGGCTCCGCGACGCCGGGGAGCTTCCCCTTCGACGAGTCGATTCACGCGCCCGGCGGGATGCTGAGTTCAGTCCGGGAGCTGGCCCGCTACGGCCGGATGCACCTCAACGGCGGCGAACTGGACGGTGAGCGGATACTCTCAGCGGACCGTATCGAGGAGGCCCGCACGCCCGTCTCCCAGCGCGAGCAGTTGGTCGACGGGACGCCCCAAGAGTACGCCTACGGCTGGATGGTCAGGGAGTTCCTCGGCGACACGCTGGTCTGCCATGGTGGCGGCATCGGCGTTTACAACGCCTTCGTCGGCTACCTTCGCGACGCCGAACTCGGCGTCGCCGTCCAGTGTACGACGACGCCGGAGACCCACCCGATGTACGCCGGCCCTGCCGTGCTCGCACTGCTGCAGGGCGAGTCGCCTGAAGCGACGGTCCCTCATCTCGCACTCAAGCGTGCGCTCCCGGAACTCACCGGCGAGTACGCCTCCTACCGCGGCATCATGGAACTCTCCGTCGATCGGATGGGCGGGGGCCTCGCACTTCGGGCCGAGACCGAGCGCGCCGGCGGGCTGGAACTCCCGCTGATTCCCACGGACCTCGGGGGCGACGACTGGGTGTTCACAACCGTCGAGGCGAACGGCGCCGAAGTGCCGGTCCGCTTCGAGCGAACCGAGAACGCCGTGGATCTCTACTACCAGCGCTGGCGGCTCCACAAGCAGGACTGA
- a CDS encoding IS240-type transposase (ISH102) (manually curated~KEGG: hsl:OE6115F IS240-type transposase (ISH102)) has product MPENARLSGCLDEINVEFVEREATPQLLMKLSIQLHLSGLSLSNTVSFLEVFGVNRVRSTVHNWVHKADLQPETGRSPNHVAVDETVIQLDDEQYWLYAAVDPESNDLLHTKLEPTRTNVIADQFFANLREKHDVDDAIFLVDGAAPLQQACRKHDLDFRYERHGNRNSVERVFREVKRRTTNFSNCFSNAKAETANEWLRSFAFAWNQLI; this is encoded by the coding sequence ATGCCCGAAAACGCTCGCCTCAGCGGCTGTTTAGACGAGATCAACGTAGAGTTTGTGGAGCGAGAAGCAACACCGCAGCTGTTGATGAAACTCAGTATTCAGCTTCATTTGTCTGGACTATCGCTTTCGAATACTGTTTCGTTTCTTGAGGTATTCGGTGTTAATCGGGTTCGGTCCACGGTTCACAACTGGGTTCATAAAGCCGATCTACAGCCAGAAACTGGACGGAGCCCGAATCACGTTGCGGTTGATGAAACCGTGATTCAGCTTGATGATGAGCAATATTGGCTGTACGCCGCCGTCGATCCGGAATCGAACGATTTGCTCCATACAAAGCTTGAACCGACAAGAACAAACGTTATTGCGGATCAGTTTTTCGCGAATCTCCGCGAAAAACACGACGTTGATGACGCGATCTTTCTCGTCGATGGTGCGGCTCCACTTCAGCAAGCCTGTCGCAAACACGATCTCGATTTTAGATACGAACGACATGGAAATCGAAACAGCGTCGAACGTGTCTTCCGTGAGGTAAAACGCAGAACAACCAATTTCTCAAACTGTTTCAGCAACGCCAAAGCAGAAACTGCTAACGAGTGGCTGAGATCGTTCGCTTTCGCATGGAATCAGCTTATCTGA